In Actinomyces marmotae, the DNA window CGCGCATCGACTTGCGCAACTGGAGGCAGCGCCCCGTTGAACTCGAAGCTCGGAATCTTGGTGGTCGCTCCGACGAGCACCATTGCCCCATCCTCGGCATAGGGCAGGAACGAGTCCTCCTGCGCCCGGTTGAAGCGACGGATCTCATCGACGAGGAGCAGCACTCCCTGGCCGACGTCGTCGGCGGGCGCCATGAGGCACGGCCCACGGCCGCAGTCCAACGCCTTCGACACGCCTACCGCGCCGATGGCGCGGCACGCCCCGCACCCCATTCACTGGTCAGGACCGGTCTCGCCGCTGTTTTCGACCGGTCTCGCTCATAAGGGGTGGGGATGGGGACGGGGACGACGACGGATGAGGACGATGAGAAGCGCTTCGACCGCCGCGAGGAGGAGGGCTCCCCCGACGCCCCCGGGCCAGGGGATCGTCGCGCCGGGAAGCGCGGCGAAGAACCGCGCCACACCGGCGATCCAGGCGCAGGAGGCGAGTGCCGGCAGGGCGATCCAAGCCGCTGCTGTCCCCCATACCGGCGCCATGAGCGCCGCTAGCAGCCCCGCCACCGTCGCCAGGGGCACCGGCGGGGCCGCCATCATGTTCGCGGGAACAGCCCACAGCCCGACTCTTGGCTGGAGGAGGATGAGCAGCGGCGCGCAGGCGAGTTGCGCCGCCCCCGGCACGGCGATGAGCGCCGCCGCCCAACGGGGCAGACGCCGGGACAGGGTGGTCATGATCGGCCCTGAGCCGAGCAGGATCCCACCGGTGGCCGCCACGGACAGGGCGAACCCGTAGTCGCGCGACTGCCACGGGTCGACGAGCAGCAGCACGATCATCCCCGCGCACAGGGCGGGCAGGGAGGCTGATCTGCGCCCCGCGGCCACGCCGGCGAGGAGGACCGCGCCCATCGCCGCCGCGCGCAGGACGGAGCCGCTGGGCCGCATGAGGAGGACGAGGCATCCCAGGACGATCCCGCCAGCGAGCGCCCGCCAGCGCCTGGGCAGGACGCCCAGGCCGGTGAGCACGAGTCCGAGCACGATGACGACGTGCTGCCCGGAGACCGCGGTCAGGTGGGTCATCGAGACGGTCCGCATGTCCTCTCGGAGGTCGGCGGGCAGGGCATGGTCGTCACCAAGGGCCAGCCCGGGCACGAGCGCTAGGGCGCCGGCGTCCTCTCCCCCGACCCAACGCCCGGGGGCCCCGCCACCGGCGCGGCCGGTCGCCCTCGCCAGTCCCTCCCTGATCTCGCCGACGACGCCCAGCACCCCCTCGGGGTCGCCGAGCCTCTTAGGAGCGCTCCCCCTCCCGAGGATCGCTCCGTCGGAGGAGCCCGGGCCCGGGGCACGCAGCCTGGCGCGCGTGGTAACGCGTGAGCCGAGCGGCGCCTCCAGCCAGGACGCGTCCGCGAGGACTCGGATGCTCAGCCCCGAGGGGCTGCCGTCGATGCGCACCCCGTCCAGGGCGGTCAGGATGGTCGTGGCGCGCGGCGAGGCGGTGGCGCGCGGCTGCTCGCTGATGGTCCCCTCGACGGTGACGACGCGCCCGGATTCGACGGCGAGCGTCATCGGGTCCCGGGCGCGGGCCCATTGGCCCGCTGAGGACACGCCGAGGACGGCCGCCACCGTCAGGCAGGTCAGTAGCGCTCCGGCGGCGATGGGGCCAGCGGAGGCGGTGCCCGCGTTGCCGGGGCGCGGGTCGTGGCGGTGGCGGGGCGGGCGGTAATGGCCGACCGGCCCGATGAGCGCGGCCGCGAGCGCGAGGGCGACGACGGCCCCGATGGCGCAGGCCCGCCAAGCGCGGGCCCCGGTCAGTCCCGTGGCGCCCCACGCGCAGGCCCAGGCCGCCAGGGAGGGCGCGAGAAGGCGCAGGTCGAGGGCGGGAGCCGCGGGCTCAGCAGCCGGATGGGCGCTCATACGGTGGCCGATCCTCGGAGGGCCTCGAGCTTGGCCTGGCCGATGCCGGGGACATCGATGAGGGAGTCGACGGTGGCGAAGGGTCCGTGCTCGGCGCGGTAGTCGACGATCCGCTTGGCCAGGGCCGGGCCGACGCCGGGCAGGGCCTCGAGCGCGGTGGCGTCGGCGGTGTTGATGTTGACTCGCCCGCTACCACCGCTGCTTCGGACGGCGCCCGCCCCGGCGGCTGGCCCGGTGGGGCCGGGCGCGGCGGGTGGCGGCGTCTCACCCTGGCGGGGAACTCGGATCTGCTCGCCATCGACGACGACGCGCGCGAGGTTGAGTTGCTCCACATCGGCGTCGGGGGCGGCCCCGCCAGCGGCGTCGAGGGCGTCGCCGATGCGCGCGCCCGCCGGGAGCGTGACGACGCCGGGAGTGGACACCGCGCCGGTGACGTGGACGACGGCGCTGCCCGCCGCGCCGCCGCCCGCCGGCCCGGCGGCGCCTCCCCCAGGGGTCACCGGGCCAGGAGGGGCGCTGGTGGGGCTCGCCGCACCGGTGGCGCCCGGGGTGCCGGTCGTGCCCGCCGCGAGCGCGGGGGCGCGCGCATCGGCAGAGACGAGGACGGAGCGGATGGCGAGGAGGAGGGCGAGGGCGATGATGATGAGGCCTCCGGCGATGGCGGCGCGCGGCGTGATGGCGACTCGTCGGGGCTTGATGGGCGGGTCCTGGGGATCGGTGGCGCAGGCGATGCGCACGTAGTCCTCAATGGGTCGTTTACGCGAGGCCCGCCCGCCCGCGATCCGGCTGCCGCTCATGCCTTCGAGGTTAAGGAGCGCGGGAGTCCTCTCGCAGGGCGCCTGTGAAGAGGGCAGTCTCAGGTGCGCATGGCGGGGCCTGTGGTTCCCCGGCTGCCGGGCGAGATGATGACGCAGCCGAGGGCCCCGGGGCCGACGTGCACCGAGAGGGCGGGGTCGAAGGGCCAGAAGCGCGCCGGTTCATCGGTCCGCCCACCGGCCGGTGGCGCCGCCTGGAGTTCAGCCTCGGCGGCGGTGGCATCCGCCCCAGTGGGCCCATGGGGCTCCTCCCCGGGCGCGCCCGCGGCGATGGCGTCGATCAGGGCACGGGCGGCCGTGCCGTCGTCGGCGTGGATGATGAGGCCGGTCTGGCCGATGGCGCCGGCGCCCTGGGAGGCGAGGCCGGCGGCAAGCTCGGCCAGTCGGGCGCGCGCCCGCTTGGCGCCGCGCACGGCTTCGACGGGGCGGATCCCGTCGGCGGTGACGCGCAGGATGGGGCGCACGCCGAGGGCCCCGCCGAGCAGGGCGGTGCGGCGGTCGAGGCGCCCGCCGCGGCGCAGGTGGGCGAGGTCGTCCACGAGGAAGAGGACGGCGCTGCGGGAGACGAGGTCGCGGGCGCGCTCGACACCGTCGTCCGCGGTGGCCGCGCCACTGGCGGCGATGGCGGCCTGCCCGAGCGCACCGCCGGTGGTGCCGGAGTCGAGCACGGTGACGACCCGTCGGCCCAGGGCCTGATTGATCTTCTCGGCCGCGCGCGTGGCGGCGTCGGCGGTGCCCGACAGCGAGGCCGCCAGGTGGAGGGCGAGGACCTCATCGGCGCCCCGCGCGGCGTGGGCGTAGGCGTGGGCGAGTTCGTCGGGACTTGGCCGGGATGTGCTGCCCGGCCGGTCCCCGTCCCCCGTGGTGGCGTGCAGGGGGACGACGCCGATGCCGCGGGCGCGCGCGAGATCGGCCGGCAGGCACGACGATGAGTCCGTGACGACGGCGAGGCTCATGCTCCGACGATAGCCCTGCTCAGCCGCGCCGTCAGAGACTCGGGACCGCGTGCGCCGACGTTTCCCGGACTCCCTCCTCTACCATGGCGCCATGACTGACACGCCTGACATCGCTCGTCTCAAGGCCGAGGCCGCCCAGGCCGCCGCCGATGCCGCCGCCGCGAAAGCCGCCGCCGCCCAGGCCGCCCTCGAGGCCGCCTTGGCCAGCGGCGCCGCCACGGGGACTCCCCAGGACGCGCCAGCTGCTCGAACCGGGCGGAAGGCGGAGGGCAAGCCCGCCGAGTCGGCCGCCGAGGCGCCCGCCGAGCCGGCCGCCCCCGATGCCCCGGCGCAGGCTCCCGCGGCGCCGTCGTCGAGCGAGCCGGAGGGCTACGCGGCGCAGGTGCGCGACGGTTACGCCTTCGACGGGCGCATGCTCCCCGTGGGCACCTACCTGGAGACCGCCCCCGCGTCGGGCGATCCCGTCCCGGTCAAGGGCGTGCGCGTGGGCATCCCCATGGCGCTGCTCAACCGCCACGCCCTGGTGGCCGGCGCGACGGGCACCGGCAAGACCCGCACCCTGCAGTTGCTGGCCGAGGGGCTGAGCTCGGCGGGGGTGCCCGTGTTCCTCTCCGACATCAAGGGGGATCTGACGGGCATGGCCGAGCCGGGGGCCACGAGTCCGAAGTTGGAGTCGCGCACGGCGTCGACGGGCCAGGATTGGAAGCCGGCGTCGTTCCCGATGGAGTTGTTCACCCTGGGGGGCCAGGGCAAGGGCACGCCAATCCGCACGACGATCACGGAGTTCGGTCCGGTGCTGCTGGCGCGCGTCCTGCGCCTCAACGAGACGCAGACCTCCGCCCTGCAGCTCGTCTTCCACTGGGCCGATTCGCAGGGGATGGCGCTGCTGGACCTCAAGGACCTGCGGGCGGTCATCAACTACCTGGTGAACACCGACGCCGGCAAGGCCGAGCTCAAGACCATCGGTGGTGTCTCCGAGGCGACGGCGGGGGTCATCCTGCGAGAGTTGGCCGCCCTGGAGGCCAGCGGCGGGGACGCGTTCTTCGGCGAGCCGGGCCTGTCCGTGCAGGACCTCATGCGCGTGTCCCCCGATGGGCGCGGCATCGTCTCCTCCTTGGAGTTGGAGGACATCCAGTCCCAGGGCACGCTGTTCTCCACGTTCCTGATGTGGCTGCTCGGCGAGTTGTTCGAGGTGCTGCCGGAGGTCGGGGATTTGGACAAGCCGAAGATGGTGTTCTTCTTCGACGAGGCGCACCTGCTGTTCGCTGACGCGACGAAGGCCTTCATGGAGGCCGTCACGCGCACGGTCCGGCTCATCCGCTCCAAGGGCGTGGGCATCGTGTTCATCACCCAGTCGCCCACGGATGTGCCCAATGAGGTGCTGGCGCAGTTGGGATCGCGGGTGCAGCACGCGCTGCGCGCGCACACCCCCGACGACGCCGCGAACCTGAAGAAGGCGGTCTCGACCTTCCCGACCTCGCCCCTGGACCTGACCAAGGTGCTCACCTCGCTGGGCACGGGCCAAGCCGTGGTCTCGGTGCTCGATGAGAAGGGCCGCCCGGCCCCGGTGACGGCCGTGGTGGTGGACGCCCCGGCCTCGGTGATGGGCGCCGGGCAGGACTCGACGGTGCAGTCACTGCTCTCCGGCTCGCCGCTGGCCGGCAAGTACGCCACCGTGGTGGACAACGAGTCGGCCTACGAGTTGCTGGAGAAGCGCATCGCGGCTGAGACCGAGGAGGCCGCCGCCGCCCTGGCGGCCGAGGAGGCCCGCGTGGCGGCGGAGAAGGCCGCCGCCGCTGAGGAGAAGGAGCGGGCGAAGGCCGAGGCCGCGGCCGCGAAGGCGGCGGAGCGAGCTGAGGCCGCGGCGCAGAAGGCCGCCCAGAAGGAGGCCGAGCGCCAGGCCAAGGAGTTGGAGAGGCTCCAGCGTCAGGCGGCCAAGGAGGCCGAGCGCCAGCGCCTGGCCGCCGAGCGGGCCGCGGAGCGCCGGCAACGGGAGATCGAGAAGACGATCGGCTCCGTCGGCCGCCAGATCGTGCGCTCCGTCCTCGGCAACGTCCTGCGGAAGCGCTGAGGCTGAGCGCCGCCGTCAACGGGACCTTCCCGGGCGACGGCGGCGCTAACGGCCTCCGCCGCCTTCGCCCCTGCCCTCCGGCGCGGTGGGCAGGGGCTCCAAGGCGGGGCATGCGGCGAACCGCCTTCAGCGGTGCGAGCGGCGGTGAGTTGAGCGCATCCCAGCGCATCAGCTCACCGCCGCTCGCATTACCCGCTTGTCAGGGGCATCCGCGCCGAGCAGCGGAGCCCGGCTCACTCCGGCACGATGCTCACGAGCCTCGGGGCCTTGACGATGACCTTGCGCACTGCTCTGCCGTCCAGGGCGCGCACCGCGCCGGGTGCCGCCAGGGCCAGGCGCTCCAGCTCGGCGGCGTCGATCCCCGGGTCCACTTCCAGGCGGTCACGGACCTTGCCCTTGACCTGCACCACGCAGGTCACCTTCTCCGCCGCCAGCAGCGCCTCGTCCGCCACCGCCGGGAAGGGCTCGCGGGCCAGTGAGGCCTCGTGCCCGAGCCTGCCCCACAGCTCCTCCGCGATATGCGGGGCCACTGGGGAGACCATGAGCACCAGGGCCTCCGCCGCCTCGCGCGGCACCGCGCCCAGAGACGTGAGATGGTTGTTGAGCACGATGAGCTTGGCGATCGCCGTGTTCAGGCGCATCCCCTCGTAGTCCTCACGCACCCCCACGATCGTGCGGGCCACGAGTCGGCGCGTGGCGTCGTCGGCGGCCTCATCGGCCACCGTCACCTCACCCGTGGACTCGTCGATGACGTTGCGCCAGAGGCGCTGCAAGAAGCGCTGCGCGCCCACCACGGCGCGCGTCTCCCAGGGGCGGTCCACATCCAGGGGGCCCATCGACATCTCGTAGACGCGGAAGGTGTCCGCCCCGTAGGCGTCGTACATCTCATCCGGGGTGACGATGTTCTTCAGGGACTTGCCCATCTTCCCGTACTCGCGGGTCACAGGCTCGCCCTGCCAGGTGAAGGACGGCTCGCCGTCGGCGCCGGCGCTCTCCTCCACTTCCTCCGCGGGCACGTACTGCCCCCGGGCGTCCTTGAAGGCGTAGGCCTGCACGTATCCCTGGTTGAACAGGCGGTGGTAGGGCTCCGAGGACGAGACGTGGCCGAGGTCGAAGAGCACCTTGTGCCAGAAGCGCGAGTACAGCAGGTGCAGCACCGCGTGCTCCACCCCGCCCACGTACAGGTCCGTGCCGCCGGAGGCGTTGCCCTCCTCGGGCCGGGGGCCCATCCAGTACGCCTCGTTGGCCGGGTCGATGAGCGCCGTCTCATTCGTGGGGTCCGCGTAGCGCATCTCGTACCAGCACGAGCCCGCCCACTGCGGCATCGTGTTGGTCTCGCGGTAGTACTTCCTGGGCCCATCGCCCAGGTCCAACTCGACCTCCACCCACTCGGTGGCCTTGGACAGCGGCGCCTCGGGGCAGGAGTCGGCGTCGTCGGGGTCGAAGGAGCGCGGGGAGTAGTCGGTGACCTCCGGCAGCTCGATCGGCAGCATGGACTCCGGGACGGCGTGGACGAGTCCGTCCTCGTCCCAGACGATCGGGAAGGGCTCGCCCCAATAGCGCTGACGGGAGAAGAGCCAGTCGCGCAGGCGGTAGGTGACCGCGCCGCGGCCCACTCCCTTGGCCTCCAGGTACTGGGTCATGGCGGCCTTGGCCTCATCCTTGCCCATGCCGTTGAGGTCGATCTCACCATTGGCGGAGTTGATGAGCGGGCCGTCCCCCGTCCAGGCGGCCTCCTCCAGGCTGAAGCCCTCCGGCGGCTGGATCGTGGCGACGACGTCGATCCCGTACTCGCGGGCGAAGTCCCAGTCGCGCTGGTCGCCGGAGGGAACCGCCATGATCGCGCCGGTGCCGTAGCCCATGAGGACGTAGTCGGCCACGAAGACCGGCACCTGGCGCCCATCCACCGGGTTGATGCCGAACAGGCCCGTGAAGACACCGGTCTTGGCCCGGCCCTCATCGGTTCGCTCGGCATCCGTCGCGGCGGCGGCGTAGGCGCGGTAGGCGGCCACCGCCTCGGCCGGGGTGGCGTGCCCGCCGGTCCAGGCCTCCTTAGTTCCCTCGGGCCAGGCCGCGGGCAGCGTGAGGGCCGCGGCGTCGTCGTCGATCTGGGCCTGGGTGCGGGCCGAGGCGGCCAAGGGAGCACCGCCCAGGATCGGGTGCTCGGGGGCCACCACCATGAAGGTGGCGCCGAAAAGGGTGTCCGGGCGCGTGGTGTAGACCGTGAGCGAGTCCTGGCAGGCTCCCGCGAGCGCGGCTCCGGGCACCGCGTAGGTCACCTCGGCGCCCTCGGACCGGCCGATCCAGTTGCGCTGCATGAGCTTGACCTTCTCGGGCCAGTCAACGGTGTCCAGGTCCTCGGCGAGGCGGTCCCCGTAGGCGGTGATCCGCATCATCCACTGGCGCAGGTTGCGCTTGAAGACGGGGTAGTTGCCGCGCTCGGACCGGCCCTCGGAGGTGACCTCCTCGTTGGCCAGCACCGTGCCCAGGCCAGGGCACCAGTTCACCGGCGCGTGGGAGACGTAGGCCAGCCGGTGGGAGTCGATGATCTCGGCGCGCTCGGCCTCGCCCAGTTCCGCCCATGGCCGGCCGTCCGGGGTGGGCACCTCGCCGGAGGCGAGCTTGGCCTCGAGCTCGGCGATGGGGCGGGCGGCGCCCGTGCCCCGGCCGTCGCGGCGCTCGGCGGTGGGGTCGAACCAGGAGTTGAAGATCTGCAGGAAGATCCACTGGGTCCAGCGCACGTAGTCGACGTCGATGGT includes these proteins:
- a CDS encoding ComEC/Rec2 family competence protein codes for the protein MSAHPAAEPAAPALDLRLLAPSLAAWACAWGATGLTGARAWRACAIGAVVALALAAALIGPVGHYRPPRHRHDPRPGNAGTASAGPIAAGALLTCLTVAAVLGVSSAGQWARARDPMTLAVESGRVVTVEGTISEQPRATASPRATTILTALDGVRIDGSPSGLSIRVLADASWLEAPLGSRVTTRARLRAPGPGSSDGAILGRGSAPKRLGDPEGVLGVVGEIREGLARATGRAGGGAPGRWVGGEDAGALALVPGLALGDDHALPADLREDMRTVSMTHLTAVSGQHVVIVLGLVLTGLGVLPRRWRALAGGIVLGCLVLLMRPSGSVLRAAAMGAVLLAGVAAGRRSASLPALCAGMIVLLLVDPWQSRDYGFALSVAATGGILLGSGPIMTTLSRRLPRWAAALIAVPGAAQLACAPLLILLQPRVGLWAVPANMMAAPPVPLATVAGLLAALMAPVWGTAAAWIALPALASCAWIAGVARFFAALPGATIPWPGGVGGALLLAAVEALLIVLIRRRPRPHPHPL
- a CDS encoding leucine--tRNA ligase, coding for MTQNPVAAPEPTDAPPFRYTAALAGSIETSWQDRWESEGTFWADNPTGDLAGPGAKREKFFMLDMFPYPSGKGLHVGHPLGYIATDVIARFTRMTGKNVLYTMGYDAFGLPAEQYAVSTGQHPRVSTEANIANMRRQLRRLGLSHDSRRSIQTIDVDYVRWTQWIFLQIFNSWFDPTAERRDGRGTGAARPIAELEAKLASGEVPTPDGRPWAELGEAERAEIIDSHRLAYVSHAPVNWCPGLGTVLANEEVTSEGRSERGNYPVFKRNLRQWMMRITAYGDRLAEDLDTVDWPEKVKLMQRNWIGRSEGAEVTYAVPGAALAGACQDSLTVYTTRPDTLFGATFMVVAPEHPILGGAPLAASARTQAQIDDDAAALTLPAAWPEGTKEAWTGGHATPAEAVAAYRAYAAAATDAERTDEGRAKTGVFTGLFGINPVDGRQVPVFVADYVLMGYGTGAIMAVPSGDQRDWDFAREYGIDVVATIQPPEGFSLEEAAWTGDGPLINSANGEIDLNGMGKDEAKAAMTQYLEAKGVGRGAVTYRLRDWLFSRQRYWGEPFPIVWDEDGLVHAVPESMLPIELPEVTDYSPRSFDPDDADSCPEAPLSKATEWVEVELDLGDGPRKYYRETNTMPQWAGSCWYEMRYADPTNETALIDPANEAYWMGPRPEEGNASGGTDLYVGGVEHAVLHLLYSRFWHKVLFDLGHVSSSEPYHRLFNQGYVQAYAFKDARGQYVPAEEVEESAGADGEPSFTWQGEPVTREYGKMGKSLKNIVTPDEMYDAYGADTFRVYEMSMGPLDVDRPWETRAVVGAQRFLQRLWRNVIDESTGEVTVADEAADDATRRLVARTIVGVREDYEGMRLNTAIAKLIVLNNHLTSLGAVPREAAEALVLMVSPVAPHIAEELWGRLGHEASLAREPFPAVADEALLAAEKVTCVVQVKGKVRDRLEVDPGIDAAELERLALAAPGAVRALDGRAVRKVIVKAPRLVSIVPE
- a CDS encoding ComEA family DNA-binding protein, whose amino-acid sequence is MSGSRIAGGRASRKRPIEDYVRIACATDPQDPPIKPRRVAITPRAAIAGGLIIIALALLLAIRSVLVSADARAPALAAGTTGTPGATGAASPTSAPPGPVTPGGGAAGPAGGGAAGSAVVHVTGAVSTPGVVTLPAGARIGDALDAAGGAAPDADVEQLNLARVVVDGEQIRVPRQGETPPPAAPGPTGPAAGAGAVRSSGGSGRVNINTADATALEALPGVGPALAKRIVDYRAEHGPFATVDSLIDVPGIGQAKLEALRGSATV
- a CDS encoding DegV family protein; translation: MSLAVVTDSSSCLPADLARARGIGVVPLHATTGDGDRPGSTSRPSPDELAHAYAHAARGADEVLALHLAASLSGTADAATRAAEKINQALGRRVVTVLDSGTTGGALGQAAIAASGAATADDGVERARDLVSRSAVLFLVDDLAHLRRGGRLDRRTALLGGALGVRPILRVTADGIRPVEAVRGAKRARARLAELAAGLASQGAGAIGQTGLIIHADDGTAARALIDAIAAGAPGEEPHGPTGADATAAEAELQAAPPAGGRTDEPARFWPFDPALSVHVGPGALGCVIISPGSRGTTGPAMRT
- a CDS encoding helicase HerA-like domain-containing protein gives rise to the protein MTDTPDIARLKAEAAQAAADAAAAKAAAAQAALEAALASGAATGTPQDAPAARTGRKAEGKPAESAAEAPAEPAAPDAPAQAPAAPSSSEPEGYAAQVRDGYAFDGRMLPVGTYLETAPASGDPVPVKGVRVGIPMALLNRHALVAGATGTGKTRTLQLLAEGLSSAGVPVFLSDIKGDLTGMAEPGATSPKLESRTASTGQDWKPASFPMELFTLGGQGKGTPIRTTITEFGPVLLARVLRLNETQTSALQLVFHWADSQGMALLDLKDLRAVINYLVNTDAGKAELKTIGGVSEATAGVILRELAALEASGGDAFFGEPGLSVQDLMRVSPDGRGIVSSLELEDIQSQGTLFSTFLMWLLGELFEVLPEVGDLDKPKMVFFFDEAHLLFADATKAFMEAVTRTVRLIRSKGVGIVFITQSPTDVPNEVLAQLGSRVQHALRAHTPDDAANLKKAVSTFPTSPLDLTKVLTSLGTGQAVVSVLDEKGRPAPVTAVVVDAPASVMGAGQDSTVQSLLSGSPLAGKYATVVDNESAYELLEKRIAAETEEAAAALAAEEARVAAEKAAAAEEKERAKAEAAAAKAAERAEAAAQKAAQKEAERQAKELERLQRQAAKEAERQRLAAERAAERRQREIEKTIGSVGRQIVRSVLGNVLRKR